In a genomic window of Infirmifilum sp. NZ:
- a CDS encoding helix-turn-helix domain-containing protein, giving the protein MSEIPLKPVGKEDVRRLELSLILGTLLRPEVIDAIRNAEDKLTWLDSLVVAAGALARERAGYSIVKIAEELGRTEATIRNHLAAKTEAGKLVKETYEKLLQSGGKLDIPILGTASQSQVEELRKRVEELERKLENVRKALEEILRSI; this is encoded by the coding sequence ATGAGTGAAATACCCCTCAAGCCTGTTGGAAAAGAGGACGTGAGGAGGCTCGAGCTATCCCTTATCCTCGGCACGCTGCTTAGACCTGAAGTCATCGATGCCATCAGGAACGCTGAGGACAAACTCACCTGGCTTGACAGCCTCGTGGTCGCCGCAGGAGCTCTTGCCCGGGAGCGCGCAGGCTACTCCATAGTTAAAATCGCGGAGGAGCTTGGGAGAACCGAGGCGACTATAAGAAACCACCTCGCGGCTAAAACGGAGGCCGGTAAGCTGGTGAAGGAAACATACGAGAAGCTCTTACAAAGCGGAGGCAAGCTCGACATCCCGATCCTAGGAACAGCGTCTCAAAGCCAGGTTGAAGAGCTGAGGAAGAGAGTTGAAGAGCTTGAGAGAAAGCTTGAGAACGTGCGGAAAGCTCTCGAGGAGATCCTCCGCTCTATCTAG
- a CDS encoding alpha-amylase/4-alpha-glucanotransferase domain-containing protein → MKSSFIFVLHFHQPVGQKHSIMHRVQSNSYEMLLEVLETFRDLPLTLHFSGPLLMHWRKLYPDFLERLRKALESSRFEVLGGTYSESILALLPWEDRVEQLKRGKALVIETLGVEPQGAWLAERVWDPTLPPAIREAGYQYVILDDEVGYRSGLWKDDTHVALLTEYAGQKVGVFFIDTKIRYILPWRPHAEVLDYIRSFQDSGGSRYVLWGSDAEKFGEWWPRDQAEPWLRLFLTYLMQDNSIQTLTPSMYLKRHGYSGLAYLGPWSYDKMMEWSGGYFPNFLRKYRESNNMHKKMLYVKEKLSKLKAPQEAWESYYLAQCNDAYWHGLFGGTYIPSLRQAVFEHLIRAERIAEERGAYFVGSWYRVKELDLDYDGKDELILETPHSNLYLKPDDGGTLFELDIKADGKEHNLINTMTRYAEPYLQGVQGANPDWYRRVSFREHIWRRDTKLSDWISNTPFVDVSDLALRRYIVEYVGEGKVVLSAVGRDWSVKSQPARIHVTKVYEADNEGRALRVSYYWRNLEKRFIDPRISIELSIMPRLSYAEDKVPVYTVDDVSRRSMGERFESPWSRTIRVQSDGAPEIVIESSKHAEVWIAPIESTSRTERGLKSEIQGLGIVFNHAVALNPGESFETQVVLRWL, encoded by the coding sequence GTGAAGTCGTCGTTCATCTTCGTCCTGCACTTCCACCAGCCTGTGGGGCAGAAGCACAGCATTATGCACAGAGTTCAGAGCAACAGCTATGAGATGCTCCTAGAGGTCCTCGAAACTTTTCGGGATCTGCCGCTGACTCTGCACTTTAGCGGCCCGCTTCTAATGCATTGGCGGAAACTCTACCCAGACTTTCTCGAGAGGTTGAGGAAAGCGCTGGAGTCAAGCAGATTTGAAGTTCTCGGAGGGACATACTCCGAAAGCATACTCGCTTTACTCCCCTGGGAGGACAGAGTAGAGCAGCTGAAGCGGGGAAAAGCGCTCGTGATAGAGACTCTGGGGGTAGAGCCCCAGGGCGCATGGCTCGCTGAGCGGGTTTGGGATCCCACTCTTCCACCAGCAATTAGGGAAGCCGGCTACCAATACGTCATCCTCGACGATGAAGTCGGCTACAGGTCTGGCTTGTGGAAGGACGATACGCATGTAGCGCTTTTAACGGAGTACGCGGGTCAAAAGGTCGGCGTGTTCTTCATAGACACGAAGATCAGGTACATCCTGCCTTGGCGTCCCCACGCGGAAGTCCTCGACTACATAAGAAGTTTTCAGGATAGCGGTGGGTCAAGGTACGTGCTCTGGGGGAGTGACGCGGAGAAGTTCGGGGAGTGGTGGCCCCGCGATCAGGCGGAACCCTGGCTAAGATTATTCCTCACATACCTGATGCAAGACAACTCCATACAGACACTCACCCCCTCCATGTACCTGAAGAGGCACGGGTACTCCGGGCTGGCCTACTTGGGGCCTTGGAGCTACGACAAGATGATGGAGTGGAGCGGAGGGTACTTTCCCAACTTCCTCAGAAAGTACCGAGAGTCCAACAACATGCACAAGAAAATGCTGTATGTTAAGGAAAAGCTGTCAAAGCTCAAAGCACCCCAGGAGGCGTGGGAGAGCTACTACTTGGCCCAGTGCAACGACGCATACTGGCACGGGCTCTTCGGCGGCACCTACATCCCGTCTCTCAGACAGGCTGTGTTCGAGCACTTGATCAGGGCCGAGCGTATAGCTGAGGAGAGGGGAGCATACTTCGTTGGCTCGTGGTACCGCGTAAAGGAGCTGGACTTAGATTACGACGGCAAAGACGAGCTCATATTGGAAACACCGCACTCTAACCTGTACCTGAAGCCGGACGACGGCGGAACGCTCTTCGAGCTAGACATCAAGGCGGACGGAAAGGAGCACAACCTGATAAACACCATGACTCGCTACGCGGAGCCCTATCTCCAAGGCGTTCAGGGCGCGAACCCCGACTGGTATCGCCGCGTCTCGTTCAGAGAGCACATCTGGAGGCGGGATACTAAGCTGTCGGACTGGATTAGCAACACTCCATTCGTCGACGTGAGCGACCTCGCACTGAGAAGGTACATAGTAGAGTACGTTGGGGAGGGGAAGGTCGTCCTCTCCGCAGTGGGTCGGGACTGGAGCGTGAAAAGCCAGCCTGCACGGATACACGTTACGAAGGTGTACGAAGCGGATAACGAGGGCCGCGCTCTAAGGGTTTCCTACTATTGGAGAAACCTGGAGAAAAGGTTCATCGATCCGAGAATATCGATAGAACTGTCGATAATGCCACGGCTTTCCTACGCTGAGGACAAGGTGCCTGTGTACACTGTGGACGATGTTTCGAGGAGAAGTATGGGCGAGAGGTTCGAGAGCCCCTGGTCCAGGACTATAAGGGTGCAATCGGACGGTGCGCCCGAGATAGTCATCGAGAGCTCCAAGCACGCTGAAGTGTGGATAGCACCCATTGAGAGCACGTCCAGGACTGAGAGAGGCCTGAAAAGCGAGATACAAGGTCTAGGCATAGTGTTCAACCACGCTGTGGCATTAAACCCTGGCGAGTCCTTTGAGACGCAGGTGGTTCTGCGTTGGCTCTAA
- a CDS encoding carboxypeptidase regulatory-like domain-containing protein, whose amino-acid sequence MRRLLLIPTLLLFFLALRPATSAPVYNYEVRTFRSVIESFLPVGESVYVAFSNGTVALIDYSTGRVTSGVIKPTGLDSVGMFYSGSSLVVVDSSGLIAILDPSTLNVLSSMSAISRSDESYVLRAALSGDGRFLALDVMYTYKGARLERLVLVDLIKRSRVFERDVNSNDVLCKVFSLDFYGNYLVTETIDTLCELCQLTDNKVEVYSVSPNGVVKVASLQTGLTIKAVGEGYVLAQQVKSENGQHRTLVLTLPDLRVVSEKMAQQAVQITPIGSRFVVVFQDGSVNYCDVSLSCSQVLKVPTQRSIGVFTRDTIAVFTVSSVFVYATDYKNPPTLIASYRIAWPSVSWDPVDGKASGSIFAAKYGNSFLVVVYPLRNSTIHLRVLDQDGNPLDGASVTLVGSSGTYSAVTNSSGWASLKVPPGNYSVEILRKGFSENNFPLSVNQPTMFLETRMVKEPPKRYTLTVNVVGDNGKPLPGARVTIEGPESYELLTPASGTLSVELLRGNYTVKAEAPLYTPQTIRLELKEQGGNLTLVLKKKFFNLTVISEANLSVTLKLVGVGAADNAIEVRTKGEPVTRVKLAAGSYIVSLIDSPKGYSCRLNTTTIEWRDTTDQALLVNCSPVKAENRASLAEIIESIRSEVQLSRNVSKTISLGTITQYNGQQLDLASLSREKTLVVELFYTQCTGCKYMIPLLRSLSQRNDTVVISLTVSPSDTPEILKRYMLDNNITWYIGRDDVQLASQVNATSFPTVLVVKEGSIVFMGVGSKRELEELARAPSSISLESLVAPETLIILGCALILATLAVGGGGAKEKGQAEESDIWPYSSHIHSLHTGLRGDYA is encoded by the coding sequence ATGAGAAGGCTCCTGCTTATACCCACACTGCTACTGTTTTTTCTCGCTCTTCGTCCCGCAACCTCAGCCCCCGTGTACAATTACGAGGTAAGAACGTTCAGGTCGGTGATAGAGTCCTTTCTGCCGGTGGGAGAGAGCGTCTACGTCGCGTTCTCAAACGGCACAGTGGCGCTGATCGACTACAGCACGGGGCGGGTCACCTCAGGGGTGATCAAGCCTACAGGGCTGGATAGCGTTGGGATGTTCTACAGCGGCTCCTCTCTGGTGGTCGTGGACTCATCGGGCCTCATAGCCATTTTGGACCCCTCCACGCTGAACGTACTTTCCTCTATGAGCGCCATTTCGAGAAGCGACGAGTCATATGTCCTCCGAGCGGCCTTAAGCGGGGACGGCCGATTTCTAGCACTAGACGTAATGTACACCTACAAGGGCGCTAGGCTAGAAAGGCTTGTGCTCGTAGACCTCATCAAAAGGTCGAGGGTATTCGAAAGAGACGTCAACTCCAACGACGTCCTGTGCAAGGTTTTCTCCTTAGACTTCTACGGGAACTACCTGGTGACCGAGACTATCGATACTCTCTGCGAGCTATGCCAGCTCACAGACAACAAAGTCGAAGTCTACAGTGTTTCGCCTAACGGGGTTGTGAAAGTGGCTTCGCTTCAGACGGGTTTGACTATCAAGGCCGTGGGCGAGGGCTACGTGCTGGCGCAACAGGTGAAGTCTGAAAACGGCCAGCACAGAACCCTCGTCCTGACACTGCCTGACCTGAGGGTGGTTTCAGAGAAGATGGCGCAGCAAGCAGTGCAGATAACCCCTATCGGGAGCAGGTTCGTGGTCGTATTCCAGGACGGCTCTGTGAACTACTGTGATGTATCTCTGAGCTGCTCTCAGGTGTTGAAGGTCCCGACTCAACGCAGTATAGGGGTTTTCACGCGGGACACTATAGCTGTTTTCACGGTGAGCAGTGTTTTCGTCTACGCTACTGACTACAAAAACCCGCCTACGCTTATCGCCAGCTACCGCATTGCGTGGCCCAGCGTCTCCTGGGACCCTGTCGATGGAAAGGCATCGGGTAGCATTTTTGCGGCTAAGTACGGGAACAGCTTCCTTGTGGTCGTCTACCCGCTTCGCAACTCCACGATCCACCTCAGGGTCCTGGATCAGGACGGGAACCCTCTCGACGGCGCAAGCGTGACCTTGGTTGGTAGCTCGGGTACCTATAGCGCGGTCACAAACTCCTCAGGGTGGGCAAGCCTTAAAGTTCCCCCGGGTAACTACTCTGTGGAGATACTTCGAAAAGGGTTCTCGGAGAATAATTTCCCGCTCTCGGTTAACCAGCCGACAATGTTCCTGGAGACGAGAATGGTGAAGGAACCACCGAAAAGGTATACTTTGACTGTAAACGTCGTAGGCGACAACGGGAAACCGTTACCCGGAGCAAGGGTCACGATTGAAGGCCCAGAGTCCTACGAGTTACTAACACCGGCCTCAGGAACCCTTTCCGTGGAGCTGCTGAGGGGGAACTATACCGTGAAGGCCGAAGCCCCTCTCTATACTCCTCAGACTATCCGCTTAGAGCTCAAAGAGCAGGGTGGAAACCTGACGTTAGTATTGAAGAAGAAATTCTTCAACCTGACAGTCATCTCGGAGGCAAACTTATCCGTTACGCTGAAACTCGTAGGAGTTGGCGCCGCAGATAACGCCATCGAAGTTAGGACGAAGGGAGAGCCTGTAACCCGCGTAAAGCTTGCGGCCGGAAGCTACATTGTATCACTAATCGACTCACCTAAGGGCTACAGTTGCCGCTTGAACACTACCACCATCGAGTGGCGCGATACCACCGATCAGGCCCTGCTGGTAAACTGTTCTCCCGTGAAAGCTGAAAACAGGGCAAGCCTGGCGGAGATCATCGAGAGTATCAGGAGCGAGGTGCAACTAAGCCGCAACGTATCAAAAACCATATCCCTTGGCACCATTACGCAGTACAACGGCCAGCAGCTCGACCTCGCGTCACTATCCCGGGAGAAAACGCTCGTCGTCGAGCTCTTCTACACGCAGTGCACGGGGTGCAAGTACATGATACCGCTCCTCAGAAGCCTGTCGCAGAGAAACGACACTGTCGTGATCTCCCTTACGGTCTCGCCCTCTGATACACCCGAAATCCTGAAGAGGTACATGCTCGACAACAATATCACATGGTACATCGGCAGGGACGACGTGCAGCTCGCGAGCCAGGTCAACGCTACGTCTTTTCCAACAGTTCTGGTAGTCAAGGAGGGAAGTATCGTCTTTATGGGTGTAGGTTCGAAGCGCGAGCTCGAAGAGTTAGCGCGTGCACCAAGTTCGATTAGCCTTGAGAGTTTGGTAGCCCCAGAAACCTTAATAATACTCGGCTGTGCCCTCATCCTGGCCACTCTTGCAGTAGGTGGTGGAGGTGCCAAGGAGAAAGGACAAGCTGAAGAGAGTGATATCTGGCCTTATAGTAGCCATATTCATTCTCTCCATACTGGCCTACGTGGCGATTACGCTTAA
- a CDS encoding glycosyltransferase has product MALNVWMLTFEATPFVKVGGLAEVPTNLCASLAGKGVSPVIVLPAHSPSIDPASETAELNAHGKIYVFEKTAHGNVSFIKVHGGFLDDPRVYADDILEGKIIDFTTAFSLLLAEKERLGLAEPDIIHFHDWHSVLPLLKAKEQRGTRAKPALIYHVHLLVRKKLDKALFEKVGLRLDWPHTVYLNGRYTELPLREVYERTNGVAERIGLAEADKLVTVSKSFLEEDLRSALGEDVLGRGTFVYNGTDWSYESLYREVLSLHGEKLRELYGSSPSRLELRRYLLLHALGNLPTGEPKLQDDRLRNYIAERVAPPLRDDLGVEAFRFDGPLLITTGRLSRQKGFDVLAEAVELLLQDLGEARVIFLVLPVWGGESYVDLLVSLSREYPGNVRVIFGVAPSIYKLAHLSADVFAAPSRWEPFGIMAVEAMAAGCPVVASRVGGLKETVTDIRKFGIKGTGLHVEPGDPYELADSLRDMLAFMEASNQGQLEKYLGKIGDRRLADLLENYIDAGEIIRKNAIDRVESYFTWEKSAEKLLAVYKEVLR; this is encoded by the coding sequence TTGGCTCTAAACGTCTGGATGCTCACATTTGAGGCCACGCCCTTCGTCAAGGTTGGAGGGCTAGCTGAGGTTCCTACAAACCTCTGCGCATCCCTGGCGGGGAAAGGAGTTAGCCCCGTCATAGTTCTGCCTGCCCACTCGCCCAGCATCGACCCAGCGTCAGAGACCGCAGAGCTGAACGCCCACGGGAAAATCTATGTGTTTGAGAAGACAGCACATGGTAACGTTTCTTTCATTAAGGTTCACGGCGGCTTTTTGGACGACCCGCGCGTCTACGCGGACGACATACTAGAGGGCAAAATTATAGACTTCACCACTGCCTTCTCGCTCCTCCTTGCGGAGAAGGAAAGGCTGGGGTTAGCGGAGCCCGACATCATACACTTCCACGACTGGCACTCCGTACTCCCGCTCCTTAAGGCGAAGGAGCAACGCGGGACCCGAGCGAAGCCTGCGCTTATCTATCATGTTCACCTATTAGTGAGGAAAAAGCTGGATAAAGCTCTCTTTGAAAAGGTGGGCCTCCGCCTGGACTGGCCTCACACAGTCTACCTGAATGGTAGGTACACGGAGCTCCCTCTACGTGAGGTTTACGAGAGGACAAATGGAGTCGCTGAAAGGATAGGATTAGCGGAGGCAGATAAGCTGGTGACCGTGAGTAAATCGTTCCTTGAGGAAGACCTCCGGTCAGCTCTCGGGGAGGACGTCCTAGGCCGAGGAACGTTCGTTTACAATGGTACGGACTGGAGCTACGAGTCACTATACCGTGAGGTTCTATCCCTGCATGGGGAGAAGCTCCGCGAGCTCTACGGGTCGAGCCCCAGCAGGCTTGAGCTACGCAGATACCTGCTTCTCCATGCTTTGGGCAACTTGCCGACAGGCGAACCAAAGCTCCAGGACGACAGGCTGAGAAACTATATCGCTGAGAGGGTAGCCCCACCTTTAAGAGACGACCTCGGGGTCGAGGCGTTCCGCTTCGACGGGCCTCTGCTGATAACCACCGGCAGGCTCTCGCGCCAGAAGGGCTTCGACGTGCTTGCCGAGGCCGTAGAGCTCCTACTGCAGGACTTGGGCGAGGCTAGGGTAATCTTCCTGGTGCTACCTGTCTGGGGCGGTGAAAGCTACGTAGACCTCTTGGTTAGCCTCTCCCGGGAGTATCCTGGAAACGTCAGAGTGATCTTCGGCGTCGCCCCCTCGATTTACAAGCTTGCCCATCTATCAGCAGACGTCTTCGCAGCCCCGTCGAGATGGGAACCCTTCGGCATCATGGCTGTGGAGGCGATGGCTGCTGGCTGTCCGGTTGTCGCCTCAAGAGTTGGAGGTTTGAAGGAGACTGTCACCGATATACGAAAGTTCGGGATCAAAGGCACAGGGTTGCACGTCGAGCCCGGGGATCCTTACGAGTTAGCAGATTCTCTGCGAGACATGCTGGCGTTCATGGAGGCATCCAATCAAGGCCAGCTCGAAAAGTACCTCGGAAAGATCGGTGACAGAAGGCTCGCAGACCTGCTTGAAAACTACATAGATGCTGGTGAAATAATTCGGAAGAACGCAATAGACAGGGTTGAATCCTACTTCACCTGGGAGAAATCCGCAGAAAAACTCCTGGCAGTTTACAAGGAGGTGCTCCGCTAG
- a CDS encoding KaiC domain-containing protein, with product MSVIEKIKTGIPGFDELLYGGIPKRNIVLLSGGPGTGKTIFSQQYLFYGLSNGEAGVLVALEEHPVQIRRNMASFGWDVRRFEDEGKFAIVDAFTGGIGEAAKRERYVVKSVDDVGELIDVVRQAIRDVKAERVVVDSVSTLYLTRPATARSVLMQLKRVLSGLGATSLFVSQVSVTERGFGGPGVEHAVDGIVRLDLDEIDGELVRSLIIWKMRGTKHDMRRRPFEITDKGIIVYSDKIVKLRGATYKVEVGGSYE from the coding sequence ATGAGTGTTATTGAAAAAATAAAAACTGGTATTCCTGGCTTCGACGAGCTCCTCTACGGCGGCATACCGAAGCGAAACATAGTTCTACTCTCGGGGGGACCTGGAACAGGTAAAACGATATTCTCCCAGCAGTACCTGTTCTACGGGTTGTCAAACGGGGAGGCAGGCGTGCTAGTAGCGTTAGAAGAGCACCCCGTTCAGATACGGAGAAACATGGCCTCGTTCGGCTGGGACGTGCGAAGATTCGAAGACGAGGGCAAGTTCGCGATTGTCGACGCTTTCACTGGAGGGATCGGCGAGGCGGCGAAAAGGGAGCGCTACGTCGTTAAGAGCGTGGATGACGTTGGTGAGCTGATAGACGTGGTGAGGCAGGCGATACGCGACGTTAAAGCCGAGAGAGTTGTGGTTGATTCGGTTTCCACGCTGTACCTCACGAGACCTGCGACGGCGCGCTCCGTTCTTATGCAGCTTAAGAGGGTCCTCTCAGGCTTAGGGGCAACATCCCTGTTCGTGTCGCAAGTGAGCGTGACTGAAAGAGGGTTCGGGGGACCGGGCGTAGAGCACGCCGTAGACGGCATCGTCAGGCTTGACCTCGACGAAATCGACGGGGAACTAGTTCGATCTCTTATCATATGGAAGATGCGCGGAACAAAGCACGATATGAGGCGGAGGCCCTTCGAGATAACGGATAAAGGGATCATCGTGTACAGTGACAAAATAGTTAAATTGAGGGGCGCTACCTACAAGGTGGAGGTGGGAGGTTCTTATGAGTGA
- a CDS encoding metallophosphoesterase family protein, with amino-acid sequence MAKLRMLAVSDVHGKEDIVDQFIEWARRDNVSYDVIVAAGDIGNPQRPGSMCRILSKVSKSLQKPVYYVKGNWDVERECGAQQVFDLDATGPVYFGDIALVGHGRRVEPFKLERQTRVVVLVTHYPPFSILDRGKVIDSYHHSPHAGVVEINYLIDHYRPRVHIFGHSHSFGGLEVEHNGTVYVNVARLDRLLKTGEPIGNYAYIDVSGNGDVRVEWRFINGVWKKCSGCGRVVHIPEKWALCRKCAHKADLKFARVSGVPYRALLSFRDASTGALVERREVKIPFYTLKDNLTLEDFLDIIVTRVFKDVFSSGGSKILEVPKDRVIEFYGSRRNEALTPFSEYLFSCNDAAGSHRLCLIMKIFSVDKKAHVFWEITSGEADSMKISAEYVLFKEGALNLDSQLVKKLVSSGFKAISYTLEAV; translated from the coding sequence ATGGCTAAGCTCAGGATGCTCGCAGTCTCAGATGTCCACGGCAAGGAGGACATTGTGGACCAGTTCATAGAATGGGCGAGGAGAGATAATGTTTCCTACGACGTGATCGTCGCCGCTGGAGACATCGGGAACCCTCAAAGGCCTGGAAGCATGTGCAGAATACTCAGCAAGGTATCCAAGAGCTTACAGAAACCTGTATACTACGTTAAGGGTAACTGGGACGTTGAGCGGGAGTGCGGCGCGCAACAGGTGTTCGACCTTGACGCCACAGGCCCTGTTTACTTCGGCGATATAGCATTGGTGGGGCACGGGAGAAGGGTGGAGCCGTTCAAACTCGAGAGGCAGACGAGGGTTGTTGTGCTCGTGACGCATTACCCTCCTTTCAGCATTTTGGACCGCGGGAAGGTTATTGACAGTTACCACCACTCTCCCCATGCCGGTGTGGTGGAGATAAATTACCTCATCGACCACTACCGACCCCGCGTCCACATCTTCGGTCACAGCCATAGCTTCGGAGGCCTAGAGGTGGAGCACAACGGCACCGTCTACGTCAACGTGGCTAGGCTTGACAGGCTCCTTAAGACCGGTGAACCGATAGGCAACTACGCGTACATAGACGTCTCGGGCAACGGAGATGTAAGAGTCGAGTGGAGATTCATCAACGGTGTCTGGAAGAAGTGCAGCGGGTGCGGCCGAGTAGTCCACATTCCTGAGAAGTGGGCTCTTTGCAGAAAGTGTGCGCACAAAGCCGATTTGAAGTTCGCGAGGGTTAGCGGCGTGCCCTACAGGGCTCTTCTGTCTTTCAGGGACGCGTCAACAGGGGCTCTTGTTGAGAGGAGGGAGGTGAAGATTCCCTTTTACACACTCAAAGACAACCTTACCCTTGAAGACTTCCTGGACATTATCGTCACAAGGGTCTTTAAGGACGTGTTCTCATCAGGTGGGTCGAAGATCCTCGAGGTTCCTAAAGACAGGGTCATAGAGTTCTACGGCTCCAGGAGGAACGAGGCACTCACCCCATTTAGCGAGTACCTTTTCTCGTGCAACGACGCTGCGGGGAGTCATAGGCTATGCCTCATTATGAAAATCTTCTCTGTTGATAAGAAAGCCCACGTGTTCTGGGAGATAACCTCCGGTGAGGCGGATTCGATGAAGATAAGCGCAGAGTACGTGCTCTTCAAAGAAGGTGCTCTAAACTTGGATTCACAGCTCGTGAAAAAGTTGGTCAGCTCGGGTTTCAAAGCTATATCTTATACTCTCGAGGCGGTTTAG